The Bacteroidia bacterium genomic interval GCCTATATCATTGATTCCGGTATCGACGCTTCTCATCCAGATCTTAATGTTGACGTAAGTAAAGGATTCAATGCCTTTAGTAAAGGGAAAGATGGTGATCTGACTTTTGATGGTAGCGGACATGGAACACATGTTGCCGGTACAGTTGGTGCTATTGATAATGAAATTGGAGTGATTGGTGTTGCTGCAGGCGCTACTGTAGTTCCCGTAAAAGTACTGAACTCAAGAGGTTCCGGTTCTTATTCTGGTGTTATCGCTGGAGTGGACTATGTAGCTACTCGTAGTGATTGTGATGCTGCAAACATGAGTTTGGGAGGCGGTTTCTCTCAAGCTGTTAATGATGCAGTTGTAGCGGCTTCTTCTCAGTGCCCATTTGCATTGGCTGCTGGTAATGAGTCTACCAATGCTTCCTCCAAATCTCCAGCTAGTGCTAATGGAAACAATATTTATACTGTTTCTTCAATGGCACAGGGTGATAATTGGTCCAGCTTCTCAAACTACGGCAATCCTCCTGTAGACGTATGTGCTCCTGGTTCAAGTGTATATTCTACCTACAACGGAGATGGTTACGCGACCCTGAGTGGAACTTCTATGGCCTCGCCGCATGTTTGTGGTATTTTGCTACTTGGAAACGTAAGTACTAATGGAACTGTAAACGGTGATCCTGATGGTAATGCTGATCCAATAGCTGTTCACTAGCAATAAAAAATCATAAATATAAAAAGGCGGTCCTTTGCGTCCGCCTTTTCTCTTTATTCTCTATATTTATTTATGAAACTCAATTCGAAGCACTATCTATTATTTCTTTCTTTTCTTGAAGGAGGTTCAGTTATGGCCTGTGAGCTAATAGGAGCCAAACTTCTGGCACCTTACTTCGGC includes:
- a CDS encoding S8 family serine peptidase, translated to MKRHTILHLILGMLALSFLVYSCSDEILSPTPSNNDELAELITYTDGDVIPGQYIVVYKDEVNAIPKRAVNAENFIKLKQDMKVHAMSVLSENKIGKKEISQTYVKTIQGFSLQLTGEEVENLRQDNRISYIEQDRMVHVAMGGPPGGGGGGSSPQVTPWGITRVNGGVDGTGKIAYIIDSGIDASHPDLNVDVSKGFNAFSKGKDGDLTFDGSGHGTHVAGTVGAIDNEIGVIGVAAGATVVPVKVLNSRGSGSYSGVIAGVDYVATRSDCDAANMSLGGGFSQAVNDAVVAASSQCPFALAAGNESTNASSKSPASANGNNIYTVSSMAQGDNWSSFSNYGNPPVDVCAPGSSVYSTYNGDGYATLSGTSMASPHVCGILLLGNVSTNGTVNGDPDGNADPIAVH